Proteins from a single region of Geothrix sp. PMB-07:
- the bioB gene encoding biotin synthase BioB, translating to MSTATEIRAIHDLPVPELLYRAATAHRQHWNAEEIQFCTLDSIKTGACPEDCAYCPQSARYQTELKVEPLKDVNKVLAGAAEAKANGSTRYCMGAAWREVKDDANFDAVLMMVHGVSGMGMEVCVTLGMLNEDQARRLKAAGCQVYNHNIDSSRDFYETIIHTRKFDERLETIAAVRAAGLEVCSGGIVGMGETIDQRIHFLQELTELEPAPESIPINQFVAVDGTPLANVDPLPPLELVRMIATARILFPKSRIRLSAGRTQMSDELQALCFFAGANSIFTGEKLLTTPNPGGNHDHWLLNALGMRVEGAPAKV from the coding sequence ATGTCCACTGCCACCGAGATCCGAGCCATCCACGATCTGCCCGTGCCCGAGCTGCTCTACCGGGCGGCCACGGCCCACCGGCAGCACTGGAACGCCGAGGAGATCCAGTTCTGCACCCTGGATTCCATCAAGACCGGCGCCTGCCCCGAGGACTGCGCGTACTGTCCCCAGAGCGCCCGCTACCAGACGGAACTGAAGGTCGAGCCGCTGAAGGATGTGAACAAGGTCCTGGCCGGGGCCGCTGAAGCCAAGGCCAACGGGAGCACCCGCTACTGCATGGGCGCCGCCTGGCGCGAAGTGAAGGACGACGCCAACTTCGACGCGGTGCTGATGATGGTGCACGGTGTCTCCGGCATGGGCATGGAGGTCTGCGTCACCCTCGGCATGCTCAACGAGGATCAGGCCAGGCGCCTCAAGGCCGCGGGCTGTCAGGTCTACAACCACAACATCGACAGCAGCCGCGACTTCTACGAAACCATCATTCACACCCGCAAGTTCGACGAGCGCCTGGAGACCATCGCCGCCGTGCGCGCCGCTGGCTTGGAGGTCTGCTCCGGCGGCATTGTGGGCATGGGCGAGACCATTGACCAGCGCATCCACTTCCTGCAGGAACTGACCGAGCTGGAGCCCGCGCCCGAGAGCATTCCCATCAACCAGTTCGTGGCCGTGGACGGCACGCCCCTGGCGAACGTCGATCCCCTGCCCCCGCTCGAACTCGTGCGCATGATCGCCACGGCCCGCATCCTCTTCCCCAAGAGTCGCATCCGCCTCAGCGCCGGCCGCACCCAGATGAGCGACGAGCTGCAGGCGTTGTGTTTCTTCGCGGGCGCCAACAGCATCTTCACCGGCGAAAAACTCCTCACCACCCCCAACCCCGGCGGCAACCACGACCACTGGCTGCTGAACGCCCTGGGCATGCGGGTGGAAGGCGCCCCGGCCAAGGTTTAG
- a CDS encoding helix-turn-helix domain-containing GNAT family N-acetyltransferase — translation MTGLHDYGGLLMGSRLKRLSEALYAGVDDIYREQGIQLSSRCFPILFLLRDNGALSITDLAGRLGQSHPALSQMSRKLLAEGVVAEKADAKDERRRLLLLSKKGQALMERLGPVWKAVEGAVDELFGAEFGAVLGRVDGALEERPFAKRVRARLRVHAGAAVEIIPFEARYREDFKRLNIEWLEKHFYVEAIDHEVLSHPEQNILKPGGHIFLARLEGEIVGTCSLIRGRRGFELSKMAVTGRYQGLSIGQRLIDAAIATFQKAGKGILFLETNSKLKPAIRLYERNGFEHAERPEASHYQRSDVYMVYRPTAERGKGHD, via the coding sequence ATGACCGGGCTCCATGATTACGGCGGATTGTTGATGGGTTCCCGGCTCAAGCGGTTGAGCGAAGCACTCTACGCCGGAGTGGATGACATCTACCGGGAGCAGGGGATCCAGCTGTCATCCCGCTGCTTCCCGATCCTCTTCCTGCTGAGGGACAATGGCGCGCTGTCCATCACGGATCTGGCTGGCCGTCTGGGGCAAAGCCATCCAGCGCTCAGCCAGATGAGCCGGAAATTGCTGGCAGAAGGAGTCGTGGCGGAGAAGGCGGACGCCAAGGATGAACGGCGCCGCCTGCTGTTGTTATCCAAGAAGGGGCAGGCGCTCATGGAGCGGCTCGGCCCAGTCTGGAAGGCGGTGGAAGGGGCCGTGGACGAGCTGTTTGGCGCCGAATTCGGCGCGGTCTTGGGCCGCGTGGATGGCGCCCTGGAGGAACGTCCCTTCGCCAAGCGCGTCCGGGCCCGCCTTCGGGTCCATGCGGGCGCCGCCGTGGAGATCATCCCCTTCGAGGCCAGGTACCGCGAGGACTTCAAGCGGCTCAACATCGAGTGGCTGGAGAAGCATTTCTATGTCGAGGCCATCGATCACGAAGTGCTGTCCCACCCCGAGCAGAACATCCTGAAACCTGGCGGCCACATTTTTCTGGCACGGCTGGAAGGTGAGATTGTGGGCACCTGCTCGCTGATCCGCGGAAGGCGGGGCTTCGAGCTGTCGAAGATGGCCGTCACGGGGCGCTACCAGGGGCTGAGCATCGGTCAGCGGCTCATCGATGCGGCCATCGCCACCTTCCAGAAGGCGGGCAAGGGGATCCTCTTCCTGGAGACCAACAGCAAGCTGAAGCCCGCGATCCGTCTCTACGAGCGGAACGGATTCGAGCATGCGGAGCGACCCGAGGCCTCCCATTACCAACGCTCCGATGTCTATATGGTCTACCGCCCGACCGCGGAGCGGGGCAAGGGGCATGATTAG
- a CDS encoding response regulator produces MSQPLILIIEDEAPLRRFLIPTLSAHHYQVLSAATAHEGLTMARTHNPDLILLDLGLPDLDGMAVLKELRTWSRKPIVILSARNQERDKVQALDQGADDYLAKPFGAAELLARLRVALRHTLQTDITEPVIVSGGLRINLERRDISLNGQPVKLTALEYRLLEALVRRQGKVATHSQLLAEVWGPGGEGNTHYLRIYMAMLRKKLETDPTRPKHFTTEPNVGYRFNGEAPPQPEPGN; encoded by the coding sequence GTGAGCCAGCCGCTGATCCTCATCATCGAGGATGAAGCGCCCCTGCGCCGCTTCCTCATCCCCACGCTCTCGGCCCACCACTACCAGGTGCTGTCCGCCGCCACGGCCCATGAGGGCTTGACCATGGCCCGTACCCACAATCCGGACCTGATCCTGCTGGATCTGGGCCTCCCGGATCTCGATGGCATGGCCGTGCTGAAGGAACTGCGCACCTGGAGCCGCAAGCCCATCGTCATTCTCAGCGCCCGGAACCAGGAACGCGACAAGGTGCAGGCGCTCGACCAGGGCGCCGACGACTATCTGGCCAAGCCCTTTGGCGCAGCAGAGTTGCTGGCGCGCTTGCGGGTGGCCCTGCGGCACACCCTGCAGACAGACATCACGGAACCCGTGATCGTGAGCGGAGGCCTTCGCATCAACCTCGAACGGCGGGACATCAGCCTGAACGGGCAGCCTGTGAAACTCACTGCCCTCGAGTACCGGCTGCTGGAGGCCCTGGTGCGCCGCCAGGGCAAGGTCGCCACCCACAGCCAGCTGCTGGCCGAAGTCTGGGGGCCCGGTGGCGAAGGCAACACGCACTACCTGCGCATCTACATGGCCATGCTGCGCAAGAAGCTGGAAACGGATCCCACCCGGCCGAAGCACTTCACCACCGAGCCCAATGTGGGGTACCGATTCAATGGTGAAGCCCCGCCTCAACCGGAGCCCGGAAACTAA
- a CDS encoding ATP-binding protein → MDAPHRPILVALGSEARALRLIQAGFRLAQERSAPWIAVHVETGGHPTEDSEQVQVWLQEAQRLGAEIRVLQAPTLAQGLTEATRGTHAQVLLLGRSRDRWPWARVGHSTANELLRRGLDTRIEVVDEGLNQSQPHAFHSTGFGAMVGTLSVLAASSGLAWLVPREGNIAMVLPVYLAAVTFIAHRWGQGLAVLASVLSTLFYSFLLETPRFNQGGAPWPNLLFFLAMLLAAQAVMGLLHRLRQQAREVQRREVHTASLYLLGRALARCSGIDQVGVIAAEHIRRVFKVEACLLFPAQGGWRAAPPPSLDPGLPPPAELLPRLEVGERLGDPLEPLALGRTYCLSLSGTDRSEGVLQILPRDAAGLPSETWELLKAFAVQIALALERLRWLEEARKAQVESETERMRSTLLGAIGHDLRTPLAAIHGAAGTLLLPSEVSESTRRDLLSMIQDESERLAHLLGNLLDLTRLESGAIHVQKEWQPLEEVVGSALGRLEKRQGPLPLRVDLPEALPLVPLDAALIEQLLVNLLTNAQRHAPGQAMDLRAWEDPGRVHIEVADRGPGIPEGFEERIFDKFFRLPEAGEGGVGLGLAICRAIVQAHGGTIHAENRPGGGSSFRVALPLDGIPPAPPEPVEGAL, encoded by the coding sequence ATGGACGCTCCCCACCGGCCCATTCTCGTGGCCCTCGGTTCCGAAGCCCGCGCACTCCGCCTGATCCAGGCCGGGTTCCGCTTGGCCCAGGAACGCTCGGCACCTTGGATCGCCGTCCACGTGGAAACGGGCGGCCACCCCACCGAAGACAGCGAACAGGTTCAGGTCTGGCTCCAGGAAGCCCAGCGCCTGGGCGCCGAGATCCGTGTCCTGCAAGCCCCCACGCTCGCGCAAGGATTGACCGAGGCCACTCGCGGCACCCACGCTCAAGTGCTGCTCCTGGGCCGGTCCCGCGACCGATGGCCCTGGGCCCGCGTGGGGCATTCCACCGCCAATGAGCTGCTGCGCAGGGGCCTGGATACCCGCATCGAAGTGGTGGATGAAGGGTTGAACCAATCCCAACCCCACGCGTTCCACAGCACCGGATTTGGAGCCATGGTGGGCACCCTCAGCGTCCTGGCCGCCAGTTCCGGCCTCGCTTGGCTGGTGCCACGGGAAGGCAACATCGCCATGGTGTTGCCGGTCTACCTCGCGGCGGTCACCTTCATCGCGCACCGGTGGGGGCAGGGCCTCGCCGTGCTCGCTTCCGTGCTAAGCACCCTGTTCTACAGCTTCCTCTTGGAAACCCCCCGCTTCAATCAGGGGGGGGCGCCCTGGCCCAACCTGCTTTTCTTCCTGGCCATGCTGCTGGCCGCCCAGGCGGTGATGGGCCTGCTGCACCGGCTGCGTCAACAAGCACGCGAGGTGCAGCGGCGGGAGGTCCACACCGCCTCCCTCTACCTCCTGGGCCGTGCCCTGGCCCGCTGCAGCGGCATCGACCAGGTGGGCGTCATCGCGGCGGAACACATCCGTCGCGTGTTCAAGGTCGAGGCCTGCCTCCTTTTTCCCGCGCAGGGCGGATGGAGGGCAGCGCCACCGCCTTCGCTCGATCCAGGCCTGCCCCCGCCTGCGGAGCTCCTCCCCCGGCTGGAGGTGGGCGAGCGGCTCGGCGACCCGCTGGAGCCCCTGGCCCTGGGACGCACCTACTGTCTCTCCCTCTCCGGCACCGACCGGAGCGAGGGCGTCCTCCAGATCCTGCCCCGGGATGCTGCGGGCCTGCCCTCGGAAACCTGGGAGCTGCTCAAGGCCTTCGCGGTGCAGATCGCGCTTGCCCTGGAACGGCTGCGCTGGCTGGAGGAAGCACGCAAGGCCCAGGTGGAGAGCGAAACCGAACGGATGCGCAGCACCCTTCTGGGGGCCATCGGCCACGATTTGCGCACCCCCCTCGCCGCCATCCACGGTGCGGCTGGAACCCTGCTGCTGCCCAGTGAGGTCAGTGAATCCACACGCCGCGATCTGCTGAGCATGATCCAGGACGAAAGCGAACGCCTGGCCCACCTGCTGGGCAACCTGCTGGACCTCACCCGCCTGGAGAGCGGGGCCATCCACGTGCAGAAGGAGTGGCAGCCCCTTGAAGAAGTGGTGGGCTCCGCACTGGGCCGCCTGGAGAAACGGCAGGGCCCGCTGCCCCTTCGCGTGGATCTGCCCGAGGCCCTGCCTCTGGTTCCCCTCGATGCGGCCCTGATCGAACAGCTGCTGGTGAACCTGCTGACCAACGCCCAGCGCCATGCGCCGGGGCAGGCCATGGACCTGCGCGCCTGGGAGGATCCAGGCCGGGTCCACATCGAGGTGGCCGACCGGGGCCCTGGCATCCCGGAAGGTTTCGAGGAGCGGATCTTCGATAAATTCTTCCGCTTGCCCGAAGCTGGCGAGGGCGGTGTGGGCCTGGGCCTGGCCATCTGCCGCGCCATCGTCCAGGCCCACGGCGGCACCATTCATGCGGAGAACCGCCCGGGCGGCGGTTCCAGCTTCCGCGTGGCCCTGCCGCTGGATGGCATTCCCCCGGCGCCGCCGGAACCAGTGGAAGGTGCCCTGTGA
- a CDS encoding ammonium transporter has protein sequence MPLNVGNTAFMLLCASLVMLMTPGLAFFYGGLVGRKNVLTIMTQSFVSLGWTTVLWFAFGYSMCFGPTWHGIVGNPAHYAFLKGITLQTMFTGNDAGIPLIVHVAYQMMFAIITPALITGAFANRVTFKAYFWFLTGWLIFVYFPFVHMVWSPEGILAKWGVLDFAGGIVVHNTAGFAALASILYVGRRKVVENIPHNIPLIALGTGLLWFGWYGFNAGSELKVDSITASAFLNTDIAASFAAATWLFVEWMNAKQPKFVGLLTGAVAGLATITPAAGYVSLGTAAIIGILAGVICYYAVALKNKLGWDDALDVWGVHGVGGLIGVIFLGIFASKAWNPAGTDGLLLGGVGFFGKQMAAVLISSVWAFGFTYGMLWIIDRITPVRVGVQAEEKGLDTELHGEEAYPQGL, from the coding sequence ATGCCACTGAATGTCGGTAACACAGCGTTCATGCTGCTCTGTGCGAGCCTGGTCATGCTCATGACGCCGGGCCTCGCCTTCTTCTATGGCGGCTTGGTGGGCCGCAAGAACGTGCTCACCATCATGACCCAGAGCTTCGTCAGCCTGGGCTGGACCACGGTGCTGTGGTTCGCCTTCGGCTACTCCATGTGCTTCGGCCCCACCTGGCACGGCATCGTGGGCAACCCCGCCCACTACGCCTTCCTGAAGGGCATCACCCTGCAGACCATGTTCACGGGCAATGACGCGGGCATCCCCCTCATCGTGCACGTGGCCTACCAGATGATGTTCGCCATCATCACGCCTGCGCTTATCACTGGCGCCTTCGCCAACCGCGTGACCTTCAAGGCCTATTTCTGGTTCCTCACGGGCTGGCTGATTTTCGTCTATTTCCCCTTCGTCCACATGGTGTGGAGCCCTGAGGGCATCCTGGCCAAGTGGGGCGTGCTGGACTTCGCGGGCGGCATCGTGGTGCACAACACCGCCGGCTTCGCAGCCCTGGCCTCCATCCTCTATGTGGGCCGCCGCAAGGTGGTGGAGAACATCCCCCACAACATTCCCCTCATCGCCCTGGGCACCGGCCTGCTCTGGTTCGGCTGGTACGGCTTCAACGCCGGTTCCGAACTGAAGGTCGACAGCATCACCGCCAGCGCCTTCCTGAACACGGACATCGCCGCCTCCTTCGCCGCCGCCACTTGGCTCTTCGTGGAGTGGATGAACGCCAAGCAGCCCAAGTTCGTGGGCCTGCTCACGGGTGCGGTCGCCGGCCTCGCCACCATCACTCCTGCGGCGGGCTATGTGTCTCTCGGCACCGCCGCCATCATCGGCATCCTGGCTGGCGTCATCTGCTACTACGCGGTGGCTCTCAAGAACAAGCTGGGCTGGGATGACGCACTGGACGTCTGGGGCGTGCACGGCGTGGGCGGCCTCATCGGCGTGATCTTCCTGGGCATCTTCGCCTCCAAGGCCTGGAACCCTGCGGGCACGGACGGCCTGTTGCTGGGCGGCGTGGGCTTCTTCGGCAAGCAGATGGCCGCGGTGTTGATCTCCTCCGTGTGGGCCTTCGGCTTCACCTACGGCATGCTCTGGATCATCGACCGCATCACCCCCGTGCGCGTCGGCGTTCAGGCCGAGGAGAAGGGCCTGGATACGGAACTGCACGGCGAAGAGGCTTATCCCCAGGGGCTCTAG
- a CDS encoding methyl-accepting chemotaxis protein, with protein sequence MANLTIRKKLWGLVALLGFMAVVISAWLLVGMAGQNRVIQSRAVDRLEPLQQLKAVSDAYAVSVVDTSHKVRSGALGFEAGLKNVREALTVADKNWKAYSQTQMDAEEKALAAKAETAKTAADAASRKAESLMAAKDAAGLTAFVTQEMYPAIDPATEAVGNLVDLQIRVGRDLVKESIQAYTTRTWVTFGGLAVALILGVVLSRTILHGIQVSIEDLHTLAQAMERGDLTVPAKALSHDELGSMAHAFNATAARFREVLREIQQAATSLASGTTELAAGAQQIGAVSSENAQSLEGLREGTDRVASAIHEMSRSVEEIASLAEDSQRQGADALSASSAGGAAGARASGAMAEVQGSMTQMVNATRVIQDIARQTNLLSLNAAIEAAKAGAMGKGFAVVAEEVRKLAERSSTAAHEIQGLIESSEHAGQLGMSTVKEAVDSIAGIQSRVEALASRAAEIRAATEEQNVAAAEVNRNITTISDRTSQAAAATQQSSATIQEVGRTTADLASLAERLSGLTASFKV encoded by the coding sequence ATGGCCAACCTCACCATTCGCAAAAAACTATGGGGCTTGGTGGCCCTGTTGGGCTTCATGGCTGTGGTGATCTCCGCATGGCTGCTGGTGGGGATGGCCGGGCAGAACCGGGTCATCCAGAGCAGGGCTGTGGACCGCCTGGAGCCCCTCCAGCAATTGAAGGCCGTTTCCGATGCCTACGCCGTGAGCGTGGTGGACACCTCCCACAAGGTGCGCAGCGGGGCGCTCGGCTTCGAGGCCGGGCTGAAGAATGTCCGTGAGGCCCTGACTGTCGCCGACAAGAATTGGAAGGCCTACAGCCAGACGCAAATGGATGCGGAGGAGAAGGCGTTGGCTGCCAAGGCCGAAACGGCCAAGACCGCCGCCGATGCCGCCTCGCGGAAGGCGGAAAGCCTGATGGCGGCCAAGGACGCCGCGGGCCTGACGGCCTTCGTGACCCAGGAGATGTACCCGGCCATCGATCCCGCCACCGAGGCCGTGGGGAACCTGGTGGACCTGCAAATCAGGGTGGGGCGTGACCTGGTGAAGGAATCCATCCAGGCCTACACCACCCGCACCTGGGTGACCTTTGGCGGCTTGGCGGTGGCGCTGATTCTGGGTGTGGTGCTCAGCCGGACCATCCTTCACGGCATTCAGGTTTCCATCGAGGATCTCCACACGCTGGCCCAGGCCATGGAGCGCGGCGACCTCACGGTACCTGCGAAGGCCCTGTCGCATGACGAACTGGGCAGCATGGCCCATGCCTTCAATGCCACGGCGGCCCGATTCCGCGAGGTGCTGCGGGAGATCCAGCAGGCGGCTACCTCGCTGGCCAGCGGCACGACTGAATTGGCGGCTGGTGCCCAGCAGATCGGGGCCGTCTCCAGCGAGAATGCGCAGAGCCTGGAGGGGCTGCGGGAAGGTACGGATCGCGTGGCCTCCGCCATTCATGAAATGAGCCGCTCGGTGGAAGAGATCGCCAGCCTTGCGGAGGATTCCCAGCGGCAGGGCGCCGATGCGCTGTCTGCTTCGAGCGCAGGCGGGGCTGCCGGTGCCCGGGCCTCGGGCGCCATGGCCGAGGTGCAGGGCTCCATGACGCAGATGGTGAATGCCACCCGCGTCATCCAGGACATCGCCCGTCAGACGAACCTGCTGTCTCTCAATGCGGCCATCGAGGCGGCCAAGGCCGGGGCCATGGGCAAGGGCTTCGCCGTGGTGGCCGAAGAGGTGCGGAAGCTGGCGGAGCGCTCCAGCACTGCGGCTCACGAGATCCAGGGCCTCATCGAATCCAGCGAGCATGCGGGACAGCTCGGAATGAGCACGGTCAAGGAGGCGGTGGATTCCATCGCGGGGATTCAGAGCCGGGTCGAAGCGCTGGCCTCCCGCGCCGCCGAGATCCGCGCCGCCACCGAGGAGCAGAACGTGGCCGCGGCGGAGGTGAACCGCAACATCACCACCATCAGCGACCGCACCTCCCAGGCGGCGGCAGCCACCCAGCAGAGTTCCGCCACTATCCAGGAGGTGGGCCGCACCACGGCGGACCTGGCCTCGTTGGCTGAGCGCCTCAGCGGCTTGACGGCTTCTTTCAAGGTCTGA
- a CDS encoding dehydrogenase E1 component subunit alpha/beta — MAAPSNLSLSPTTLSREQRVGLYRTIYAARRIDDKEIMGKRQNKVFFQINGVGHEAVQAAAALVFKPGHDWFFFYYRDRALAYGLGYSAKEMFLGSVGAVADPASGGRQMPSHWGHRGLNIFTTSSPTGSQFLQAVGAVEAVVRAEQGGIQELLGIKSDEVALVTTGDGTCSQGEFWEGLSNAVNLKAPVVFLVEDNGYAISTPSEVQYPGGNVAALLQGFAQHGLLIIDDVDGCDPLASYEALKAAAAHARARKGPALVRAKVIRPYSHSLSDDEQLYKSKAQREAEAQRDPLVTYARQLVESGDLTEAQLQMLKDEVQAEIDAAWEEADAAARPEPGSYYQHLYSEDVDPTSAAFDTEHNPGDQTTGAKTMLDLINATLKHEMARDPRILVFGEDVADASRADILDEVKGKGGVFKTTHGLQKQFGNHRVFNTPLAEATIIGRGIGLAARGFKPVVEIQFFDYIWPAMQQLRDELANIRWRSNGAFKSPMVVRVPIAGYLMGGATYHSQCGESTFTHIPGLRVICPSNALDAAGLLRTAIRCDDPVLFLEPKHLYRQTHNKGNDPGPDFMIPFGKARTVREGTDLSVITYGCTVHRAMQAAREAEKEGISVEIIDLRSLNPYDWEAIERTVKKTHRVIVAHEDTLSWGYGSEIAARIADELFFLLDAPVKRVAAKDTWVAYYPALEDEILPQPKDFLEAYRKLAGI; from the coding sequence TTGGCCGCGCCATCCAACCTGTCCCTATCGCCCACCACCCTGTCCCGCGAACAGCGCGTGGGCCTGTACCGCACCATCTACGCCGCCCGCCGCATCGATGACAAAGAGATCATGGGCAAGCGGCAGAACAAGGTCTTCTTCCAGATCAATGGCGTGGGCCACGAGGCGGTTCAGGCCGCGGCGGCCCTGGTGTTCAAGCCGGGCCACGACTGGTTCTTCTTCTACTACCGGGACCGGGCCCTGGCCTATGGGTTGGGCTATTCCGCCAAGGAGATGTTCCTGGGATCCGTGGGCGCGGTGGCCGATCCTGCCAGCGGCGGCCGTCAGATGCCCAGCCATTGGGGGCATAGGGGCCTCAACATCTTCACGACCTCCAGCCCCACTGGGAGCCAGTTCCTGCAGGCCGTGGGTGCGGTGGAGGCGGTGGTGCGCGCCGAGCAGGGCGGCATCCAGGAGCTGCTGGGCATCAAGTCTGACGAGGTGGCCCTGGTCACCACCGGGGATGGCACCTGCAGCCAGGGCGAGTTCTGGGAGGGGCTCAGCAATGCCGTGAACCTGAAGGCCCCCGTGGTCTTCCTGGTGGAGGACAACGGTTACGCCATCAGCACCCCCAGTGAAGTGCAGTACCCGGGTGGCAACGTGGCGGCCCTGCTGCAGGGTTTCGCCCAGCATGGCCTCTTGATCATCGACGATGTGGATGGTTGCGACCCCCTGGCCAGCTACGAGGCCCTGAAGGCTGCCGCCGCCCACGCTCGCGCCCGGAAGGGCCCGGCCCTGGTGCGCGCCAAAGTGATCCGGCCCTACAGCCACTCCCTGTCGGATGACGAGCAGCTCTACAAATCCAAGGCGCAGCGAGAAGCGGAAGCACAGCGTGATCCGCTGGTCACCTACGCCCGCCAGTTGGTGGAGAGTGGGGACCTGACGGAAGCCCAGCTGCAGATGCTGAAGGATGAAGTGCAGGCGGAAATCGACGCCGCCTGGGAAGAGGCGGATGCAGCCGCCCGGCCCGAACCCGGCAGCTACTACCAGCACCTCTACAGCGAGGACGTGGATCCCACCTCCGCCGCTTTCGACACCGAGCACAACCCAGGCGACCAGACCACGGGCGCCAAGACCATGCTCGACCTCATCAACGCCACGCTGAAGCACGAGATGGCGCGGGATCCCCGCATCCTCGTGTTCGGCGAAGACGTGGCCGACGCCAGCCGCGCCGACATCCTGGACGAGGTCAAGGGCAAGGGCGGTGTCTTCAAGACCACCCACGGCCTGCAGAAGCAGTTCGGCAACCACCGGGTGTTCAACACGCCGCTGGCCGAAGCCACCATCATCGGCCGGGGCATCGGCCTGGCGGCCCGCGGCTTCAAGCCCGTGGTGGAGATCCAGTTCTTCGACTACATCTGGCCCGCCATGCAGCAGCTGCGCGATGAGCTGGCCAACATCCGCTGGCGCTCCAACGGGGCCTTCAAGAGCCCCATGGTGGTGCGCGTGCCCATTGCGGGCTACCTCATGGGCGGCGCCACCTACCACAGCCAGTGCGGCGAGAGCACCTTCACGCACATCCCCGGCCTGCGCGTGATCTGCCCCAGCAACGCCCTGGATGCCGCGGGCCTGCTGCGCACCGCCATCCGCTGCGACGACCCCGTGCTGTTCCTGGAGCCGAAGCACCTCTACCGCCAGACCCACAACAAGGGCAATGATCCCGGCCCCGACTTCATGATCCCCTTCGGCAAGGCCCGCACCGTGCGCGAAGGCACGGATCTCTCCGTCATCACCTACGGCTGCACCGTCCACCGCGCCATGCAGGCGGCCCGCGAGGCGGAGAAGGAAGGCATCTCGGTGGAGATCATCGACCTGCGCAGCCTGAACCCCTATGATTGGGAGGCCATCGAGAGGACGGTGAAGAAGACCCACCGTGTGATCGTGGCCCACGAGGACACGCTGAGCTGGGGCTATGGCAGCGAGATCGCCGCCCGCATTGCCGACGAACTGTTCTTCCTCCTGGATGCCCCGGTGAAGCGCGTGGCCGCCAAGGACACCTGGGTGGCCTACTACCCGGCTCTGGAGGACGAGATCCTGCCGCAGCCCAAGGATTTCCTGGAAGCCTACCGGAAGCTCGCCGGCATCTGA
- a CDS encoding cold-shock protein gives MAQGTVKWFNAEKGFGFITPDEGGADLFVHHTAIQGGGFRTLDENQRVSFEVAQGQKGPQATNVQKL, from the coding sequence ATGGCTCAAGGCACCGTCAAGTGGTTCAACGCTGAAAAGGGCTTCGGTTTCATCACCCCCGACGAGGGCGGCGCTGACCTCTTCGTCCACCACACCGCCATCCAGGGCGGCGGCTTCCGTACGCTCGACGAGAACCAGCGCGTCAGCTTCGAAGTCGCTCAGGGCCAGAAGGGCCCCCAGGCCACCAACGTCCAGAAGCTCTAA
- a CDS encoding CerR family C-terminal domain-containing protein — MTPPALAQDTRTRLLESAILHFAAKGFDGTGIREIAKSANANSALVAYHFCGKEGLYLEALKAIFARKVSPVALLKDLPPAGSPGARKAALKGFQDYIRAFFTEIMSCGSDPVDEAAMILVGREMQAPRTASSALLMEHLKPYVVYLTNCLQILRPDLNEDELFTMGVSIQGLVIHFRNSIGIIRLIRGNPAYPEDLDRIIQHHIDFSLRGLGVPEAFPQPRTQPCS; from the coding sequence ATGACACCTCCCGCTTTGGCCCAAGACACCCGAACCCGGCTTCTCGAGTCGGCCATTCTCCATTTCGCCGCCAAGGGCTTCGATGGCACGGGCATCCGGGAGATCGCCAAAAGCGCCAACGCGAATTCAGCCCTCGTGGCCTACCACTTCTGTGGCAAGGAGGGGCTGTACCTGGAAGCCCTCAAGGCCATCTTCGCCCGCAAGGTTTCGCCCGTGGCCCTGTTGAAGGACCTGCCCCCCGCCGGTTCCCCCGGAGCCCGCAAGGCCGCCCTCAAGGGTTTCCAGGATTACATCCGGGCCTTCTTCACGGAAATCATGTCCTGCGGGTCCGATCCCGTGGATGAGGCCGCCATGATCCTGGTGGGGCGGGAGATGCAGGCCCCGCGAACGGCCTCGTCGGCCCTGCTCATGGAGCATCTGAAGCCCTACGTGGTCTACCTCACCAACTGCCTGCAGATCCTCCGCCCAGACCTCAATGAGGATGAGCTGTTCACCATGGGCGTGAGCATCCAGGGCCTGGTGATCCACTTCCGGAACTCCATCGGCATCATCCGGCTCATCCGTGGCAATCCGGCCTATCCCGAGGACCTGGATCGCATCATCCAGCACCACATCGACTTCAGCCTGCGGGGACTTGGCGTTCCCGAGGCCTTTCCGCAGCCGAGGACCCAACCATGCTCCTGA